A genomic region of Thermodesulfobacteriota bacterium contains the following coding sequences:
- a CDS encoding multicopper oxidase family protein — MNLKKLQIAFVILFGICLIAFMNISGCNSNDSQGDIFPEPEVRKSQNGTLSTIIETLISVNFVENITTGEMDTVETATYEGGLIGPTLSVKPGDTIEFDLINNLPANPEDTRTGTSGAFPHKRFTTNFHTHGLTVSPLGISDNVLRRMEPGTTNSVQIEIPDDHACGTFWYHPHKHGAVSFQFFGGMIGFLIIDDEDCGLKQIPEIAAAKEVVMGISAIRTDETGQVPFVNPEAIAFSQNAEMGVTIPSLWQFFQDTNLYMTVNGVVNPTLRMKPGEVQRWRILNAASGITLVPALEGHSFNIVAQDGLNTSEVIVLDSGEGAVMGAGNRLDVMVKAGEPGTYLLQALDPTDDRSVSNISDVEPAPRRARIGRDFPGPTYPLTLATIVISGEPANMELPSGSLPAPRGLPSMNEMLNADLANERDLSMELCAPGTQDTLNEKVNGVCEYYFDIYDDDYWGGEFLHLMMIRDDNDMGTANPDPDGPSFIFQKEGLFTSGSPLFVGDEAMVTNTFERWTIYNRTNSDHPFHIHQNPYLVTHVNGVELDQPEWRDTMLIPAADTSNGGNIVDNQGSISYITYFNPITFGDFVMHCHILTHEDIGMMQQLRIVPE, encoded by the coding sequence ATGAATCTCAAAAAACTACAGATTGCCTTCGTTATATTATTTGGTATTTGCTTAATTGCATTTATGAACATAAGTGGCTGTAATAGTAATGATTCCCAAGGTGATATTTTCCCCGAACCTGAAGTAAGAAAGTCCCAAAATGGAACACTAAGTACGATCATTGAAACTCTCATATCAGTTAATTTTGTTGAAAACATAACTACTGGGGAGATGGATACAGTTGAAACAGCTACTTATGAAGGCGGTCTTATAGGTCCGACTTTGAGTGTAAAACCTGGTGACACGATAGAATTTGATTTGATCAACAACCTGCCCGCCAACCCTGAAGATACAAGAACCGGAACTTCTGGTGCTTTTCCGCATAAACGCTTCACTACTAACTTTCACACGCACGGTCTAACTGTATCTCCTTTGGGAATTTCAGACAATGTGCTTAGAAGAATGGAGCCTGGCACAACAAATAGCGTGCAGATCGAAATTCCCGATGATCATGCCTGTGGCACATTCTGGTACCACCCTCACAAGCATGGAGCAGTGAGCTTTCAGTTCTTTGGTGGCATGATTGGCTTTTTAATTATTGATGATGAGGACTGCGGATTAAAGCAAATTCCTGAGATCGCTGCAGCCAAGGAAGTAGTTATGGGTATCAGCGCAATTAGAACTGATGAAACAGGTCAGGTTCCTTTTGTAAACCCCGAGGCAATAGCTTTCTCACAAAACGCTGAAATGGGAGTAACAATTCCTAGCCTCTGGCAGTTTTTTCAGGATACAAACTTATATATGACAGTAAATGGAGTAGTAAATCCTACTCTAAGGATGAAACCCGGAGAGGTTCAGCGCTGGCGCATTCTAAATGCCGCATCAGGCATAACATTAGTGCCTGCCCTTGAAGGACATAGTTTTAATATAGTTGCACAAGATGGGCTAAATACTTCCGAGGTCATAGTGCTTGATTCCGGAGAGGGAGCTGTTATGGGAGCAGGCAACAGGCTTGATGTAATGGTTAAAGCTGGAGAACCAGGAACATATCTACTTCAAGCTCTGGACCCAACTGATGACAGATCTGTATCTAATATTTCAGATGTTGAACCAGCCCCTAGAAGGGCAAGAATTGGGAGGGATTTTCCCGGTCCGACCTACCCTCTGACTCTGGCAACTATCGTAATTTCTGGCGAACCTGCAAATATGGAGCTGCCTTCTGGTTCTTTGCCAGCACCTCGTGGACTGCCAAGCATGAATGAAATGCTAAATGCTGATCTGGCAAATGAGAGAGACCTTTCTATGGAGCTATGTGCCCCCGGCACCCAGGATACTTTAAATGAAAAAGTTAACGGTGTATGCGAATACTATTTTGACATATATGATGATGATTATTGGGGCGGTGAATTCCTGCACTTAATGATGATAAGAGATGATAACGATATGGGTACAGCTAACCCTGATCCGGATGGCCCATCATTTATATTTCAAAAGGAAGGACTCTTTACTTCAGGCAGTCCATTATTTGTAGGTGATGAGGCTATGGTAACAAACACCTTTGAGAGATGGACTATATATAACAGAACCAATTCTGACCATCCTTTTCATATTCACCAAAATCCTTATCTTGTTACACACGTAAACGGGGTGGAATTAGATCAGCCTGAGTGGCGCGACACGATGCTTATACCCGCCGCTGACACTAGCAACGGTGGAAACATTGTAGATAATCAGGGAT